Genomic DNA from Pseudomonas fitomaticsae:
GGCATTTCGTCGTCCGCATCGGTCTGCGGTTCACGAATGACCACCGCGACCTCGAGATACTCCATGCCCAGCGCCTTCAGCACGCGGTTCATCTGCGTGATGCCGGGCTCGCGGCGCTTGTTCAGCCAATGGCCGATACCGCCCTGGGACATGCCCACGCGTTCGCCGAGTTCGACTTGAGTGACTTTGAGTTCACTCATTTTGGCCTTGACCAATTCAATCCATTTATCCATGTGCGGCACCATACGTGGACGCCTGCGGCCGGCAAAACACATATTGTAGTATTTAAATTCTGGTCACAAATACCGATAGTACTATTCTTGAGTCACGGATTTGAATCGACCAAGGAGTGACCTTTCACAATGAACATCACCAGCAAAGACTTGCCCGACCTGGAAATGGACACCACCTTCACGTCCCCGCAAGGGTGCGCCGCTGCGCAACGGGCGTTGGACTATTACTTGAAACCAGCTGTGTCAGAACCGGAAGTGGATGAGCGCTTTTTCGGCGTGAACAGCAATCTGAGTGGCGAAGAATCCCTGGTCCACGCCTCCGATCTGCTGCGATGTGCAGCGGCTACGGCGTTCAAGGCGGCGGACGGCTTGCAGGGCGTTAGTCGGGATCTGGCGTTTTCGGTCGTGCATATGGTGGACATGGCGCGGGCGATGGTTGATCACTCGCTCGATGGCGCGGTTCGCTGAAGACGGGAGTTCGGACGGACGGGAAAGAATTTTCCAATCGCGCAGATAAAAACATTTGACTTGCAAATGATAATGATTATTATTGCAAGCAGCTGGTCGCGAGATCAGTCGATGGACCAGAGACCTTAGGTCGGTCTTCTGGACTATCTCCTCATCAGGCTAATCACGGTTTTTGACCCGGCTTTTTGCCGGGTCTTTTTTTTGCCAGTTTTCTGGCTTGTGGCTTCAGGCTAATGAAGTCTTTGGATGCCGCAAATTCGATGGCGCGGATAATATCAAAAGAATATTGCTTGGCAAGCAGACCCCGGCCACATTGGGGCAAAGTAATGCCAATTAGCACTTGAGAATCAATCGCACAGCCACTAAGCTGCATCCGCGTCATGGAGGACGCCCCCCGCCACAACCCGCAATTTCCCTCGGTTTCACCCCTGTCTTGCGTGTAAAGTAGCCGCCATAAAAATCATATTCAGGAACCGATTATGACCGTGGCCAAATCTTCGTTCGACATCAGCGCCAACTTCGACAGCGGCAACATCCAAGTCATCGACATCAGCAATCCGCTCAACCCGGTTCTGGCAATTCGGCCAGATACCCGCAGCGCTCATTTCCAGTGGTTCCACTTCAAGGCCAGCGGCCTGCACGTCCATCAGGAACACTGGTTCCGCCTGGTCAACGCCAGCCAGTCTTCCTACAACAAAGCCTGGACCGGCTATCAAGCGGTCGCTTCCTACGACCACGTCAACTGGTTCCGTATTCCGACCCAATTCGAAGGCGACAGCCTGCGCTTCTGCCTCGAAGCCGAGCAAACCCACGCCTGGTTCGCCTATTTCGAACCTTACAGCCGTGGCCGTCATGACTGGCTGATCGAGCAAGCGCTGACCAAGGCCGGCACCGAATTGCTGGCCACCGGTAAAAGCGTCGAAGGCCGCGACATCCAGCTGCTGCGCAAAGGCACTGGCGCCGAAGGTCGACGCAAGATCTGGATCATCGCCCAGCAACATCCCGGCGAGCACATGGCCGAGTGGTTCATGGAAGGCGTGATCGAACGCCTGGAACATCATGGCGATCCGGTGCTGAACAAACTGCTGGAAAGTGCCGATCTGTACCTGGTGCCGAACATGAACCCCGACGGCGCCTTCCACGGTCACTTGCGCACCAACGCCATGGGCCAGGACCTGAACCGCGCCTGGCAGAACGCCAGTCAGGAAATCAGCCCGGAAGTGCTTTTCGTACAGCAGCAGATGGAAAAGTACGGCGTCGATCTGTTCCTCGACGTACACGGTGACGAAGAAATCCCCCACGTGTTCACTGCCGGTTGCGAAGGCAACCCGGGCTACACCCCGCGGATCGAGAAACTCGAAGAGCACTTCCGCAGCCACCTGAAGCACACCACCAAAGACTTCCAGACCAAGTACGGTTACACCCGCGACGAACCGGGCCAGGCCAACATGACTCTGGCCTGCAACAGCGTCGGCCAGAAGTTCGACTGCCTGTCGCTGACCCTGGAGATGCCGTTCAAGGATCACGATGATGCACCGAACCCGCTCACCGGCTGGTCGGGCAAGCGTTCCATGCAACTGGGCAAGGACGTGCTGACCACCATCGCGGACATGGTCGACACCCTGCGCTGATCGCCCCCTGATTTTCGCTTCACGAAAGATCGCAGCCTGTCTGCGATCTTTTTTTTGCACTGACTTTTACCCAATCAGGTTGCAAATCAAAACTGGATTACTTACCGTCAATCAAGTTTCAACTTGAAACCTGAAAGGATCCGGGACATGAACACTGCAACACTCGATAAAGGTGTCGTGCTGCTTTTCGCCATCGCTTGTGGCCTCGCGGTGGGCAACGTGTATTACGCCCAGCCGCTGCTGGATGCGATGGCCGAGGCCTTCGGCCTGTCGCCGGGCAGCATCGGCATCGTCATGACGCTGACCCAGGTCGGCTACGGCCTCGGGCTTTTATTGCTGGTGCCCCTCGGCGACCTGCTCAACCGCCGGCGGCTGATCGTCACGCAAACGCTGTTGTCCGCCGCAGCCTTGCTGATGATTGCTCTGGCCTCGAACAGTGCCTGGCTGCTGATCGGGGTCACCCTGACCGGTCTGCTGGCCGTGGTCACCCAGGTGCTGGTCGCCTACGCCGCAACCCTCGCCGTCCCGGCACAACGCGGAAAGGTGGTCGGCGTGATCACCAGCGGCATCGTGGTCGGCATTCTGCTCGCACGCACGGTGGCGGGCGGCATGGCTGATCTGGCCGGCTGGCGCTCGATCTATCTGCTGTCGGCGGGATTGACGCTGGTGATGGCCGCGCTGCTGTTTCGGGTGTTGCCCAAAGATGAGGAAGAACGGCCGACTACCCGTTACGTGGCATTGATCGCCTCAGTGTTCAGTCTGTTTCGTGAGGAACCGGTGCTGCGCCAACGAGCGATCCTCGCCCTGCTCACCTTCGCCAGCGCCATGGTGCTGTGGACGCCGATGGTGTTGCCGCTGGCCGCCCCGCCGCTGTCGCTTTCCCACAGTGAAATCGGATTGTTCGGACTCGCCGGCGCGGCAGGCGCACTGGCCGCTGCCAGAGCCGGACATCTGGCGGATCGAGGATGGGGGCAATGGGTCAGCGGCCTGTCGCTGCTGCTGATGCTGGGCTCGTGGCTGCCGATCGCACTCACCCAGTCTTCGTTGTGGGCACTGCTGCTTGGTGTCATCACCCTGGATCTGGGCTTGCAGGCCGTGCACGTCACCAGCCAGAGCATGATCTATAGCGTCCGCCCACAGGCGCAGAGCCGACTGACCGCCGGCTACATGCTGTTTTACTCGATTGGCAGCGCCTTGGGCTCAATCGCCTCGACGGCCATGTACGCCTGGGCAGGATGGCCGGGCGTCTGCTGGCTGGGTGCCGCAATCAACATGGTCGCGTTGCTGTACTGGTGGCGAACGGCGGCCACACCGAAACGTGGCGAGGCTGCTTGCGCCCTCGCCACGTCGGACTGACACACGATCAACCGCGATTGCGTCCCCGCAGCATGCTGTCGAGCACCTCGTCGCGGCGCACCCAGCCATGGAACAGCGCCGCCGCCAGGTGCAGCAGCACGGTCAGGAACAACAGATACGCCAGATACCCATGAGCCTTGCGCAGCAACGCAAACACCTGCGCATCCGCCGGCACGATCGACGGCAATTGCAGCGACGTGCCGAGCATCACCGGATCCCCCGCCGCGCTGATCATCGCCCAACCCAGTAGCGGCAACATCAGCATCAGCGCATACAACAACAGATGAGAGGCCTTGGCCGCCATCACCTGCCAGCCCGGCAGATCCGCCGGCAGCGGCGGCTGACGAGTGCACAGTCGCACCAGAATGCGCACGATCACCAAAGCGAGTATCGCGATGCCCAATGGTTTGTGCAGATTGATCAGCCATTCATGCCGCGCCGACACCGAGGTCACCATGCCGGCGCCGATAAACAACATCGCGATGATCATCAACGCCATCAACCAGTGCAGCAACCGCGCCAGCGGATTGAAATGAGTCCGTTGCGTGCTCATGGGCGAGCCTCCTTTTTGCCGGTTGGCAGTTGGCTGACTTCGCTGGTGCGACGCAGGTAGGAATCGGCGTAACCGGCCGAGCGCGCGGCCAGCAAAGGATCGTCGGAACCCTGAATGCCGGCCGGCAGCACCAGCGGATCGTAATTGATATCACGGCATTCGCCGCTGAGCTGCGGCTGAGTCTTTTCCAGCACCAGGGTGCCGGCGTTCAACATCTTGCGACCGGCGGGCCAGGTCTTGCTCGCATCGTTCACCGGATCGTCGGCGTTGGCCAAGGTGATGTTCAACTGAAAGCGCAGCGGCCCTTCGGCCAGGCGTTGCACCAGGTCCTTTTCAAGGAAGTCGCTACCTTCGGGCGCAGTCGCGCCGGCAGCGTCCTGGGCCAGAGGCGTCATGCTCCAGCGTACCGCCTGCTTCTTGCCGCTGGCATCCACCAGGTAGAACGCATTGACGCTGTTGTAGGTTTCCGTCGCGTAACTGGCCGAAGGTTTTGCGGTTTTTATCCAGGTCAGAAACGGCACGGCTTCCGGGTGTGAGGCAAAAAATGCCGGCACCTTGGTCGGATCCGGTTTACCGGTGGCAGGATCCGGCGACTGCGCCTGCTGCAACTGATAGAACGCCTCGGGCGTGCCGACCGGGAACACCGGCATGCTGTTCATCCCGGTGCGCCACTGCTGGCCGTTGGCCTGAGTGAAACGCAGCGCCAGACTGCGGATCGGTACGGCGCTGTCCGGCGCATACGGACTGCCGGCCGGCAACGCAAAGCGCCCGACCACCGGGGTGCGCGGCTCATTGAACACTTGCGCGACAGAATACGAGCGAGCCTCGCCGCTGCTCTCGAAATGTCCGATCACGCAAACACCTTTGGCGTGATTGCGGCGAAAGCCGGGATGCACGCCGTTGTTCTTTTCCAGCACATCGACCAACGCTTTCGGCGTCAGGCGTTGTGGGTCAAATGAACCATGAACGTAGGCAAACGCCCCGGCCAGGGCTGCGACCACCACGGCGATACCGCCAAGACGCAACACCAGGCTCGCGGCACTCAGTGGCGGGCGTTGAGGCCCGCCGGGCGGTGAGCTGCGATCAACCATGAAAGACTCCAGGGCCATCGGCCATAGGGAAAGGTGCTATGAGACGCACGTCTCGTAGGATTATTCCCTCTGAACTGTAGTTTCTTTCATGCAGTGGCGTCGGAGTCCGATCGAGACTCGTTAAATCTGATCGAAACGCGGCTCGCGTTTTTCCAGAAACGCCTGCATGCCCTCCTTCTGTCCAAGTGTCGCGAACAGTCCGTGAAACGAGCGTCGTTCAAACAGAATGCCTTCGCGCAATCCCGACTCGGACGCCCGGTCCACCGCTTCCCGCGCAGCCCGTGTCGCCGTGCGGGGAAATCCGCCGATGCGCTGTGCAATGTCCATGGCCTGCTTCAACAAGTGATCGGCGTCTGTCACCCGCGACACCAACCCTGCCTGCTCGGCCTCACGGGCGGACATTGTGCGACCGGTCAGTATCATGTCCATGGCTTTGGCGCGGCCAATCAACCGGGTAAGGCGTTGTGTACCGCCCATGCCCGGCATCACCCCCAGAGTGATTTCCGGCAATGCGAACTTCGCGAACTCAGATGCCACGATCACGTCGCACATCATTGCCAATTCGCATCCCCCTCCGAATGCGAAGCCCGCCACCGCCGCGACTTTTGGCGTGCGCAGAGCGGCAAACGCATCCCATCCGGCGAAATGGTCTTCCTCGATCATTTCCAGGCAGGACTTTTCGTACATCTCCTTGATGTCGGCTCCCGCAGCAAAATAATCCCGGGTACCGGTGATGAGGAAACATCCGACACCCGGATCACTGTCCAGCGGTTGCAGGGTCTCCAGCATTTCGCGCATCAGTGATGTATCGAGCGCATTTCGTGCGTGCGGGCGGTTGAGGCGGATCTGTACTACGGGGCCGTGTCGTTCAATCAATAGGTTCATCGCAATCTCTTTGAATAGTGGAGTGAGTGGAAAAACGCCGACGCGCCGTCAGGAATCCCAGATCGCGCCGTAGGCCGGAATACCCCGGGATTCCATTTCCTCGACCACTCGCTCGGTCAGCTTCTGATTGGAAATACAGATCACCGCCTCCGCACCGTGGGTTCGAACGGCGGCATACGCCAGCGCTACCAGATCCGGTTTGCCCAACCGGTCGGTGTCCCAAATATGGGCGTCGGGTTGTGCCTGCAGGATTTCCTCCACCAGCGCATCACCATAGGTCGCGCGCGGGCTGCGGGTGGACCAGATCAGGTGAATCGGCACCTGCCCCGCCAGCAGATGCGGCAGCACCGGACCAATGCCACTGCCGGTGGCGACATACACCACCGACTTGAACAGGGTTTCGATATGGGCGACGCCTGCCGTGGTGATGCCCTTGACCCAGACATGGCTCGGCGGCTGTTCGATCAGTTCACCGGTCCAGTCACCGGCCCGGGAAATGATCAGGCGAAAACCGTCTTCGTCCGGTGCAGGAATATTGGCAAACGAGTGCCATTCCCACAGCGGATGGCGACTGATTGCGGTGGAAGATCCGGCGAACGGCGTGTGGTGATTGAACCGGGCAATCACCGCATGCGATGACGGTTTGACCAGCGTCACAGGCACCTTGCGCAGGCGCAACCAGGGCAAGGCAATGCTGAGCGTCAGGAGCGGCAGCATCCAGAATGAAACGGACGTCAACAGTACTTGCGCCAAGTCCGCGCCAGGATGACGATCCCGGGCAAACACCAGCGTCATGGCCCAGAACAGCAGCAGCGCAACCCAACCGGCGAACCGATGTGTGCGTTCGAAAGCGTTGTGAAACCGTGAGCGAATCCCCGGCAACGCCATGATCGCCATCAGCAGCAACACCCCCAGAAGCGCGGCACTGATAGCCAGCAACGTCAGCAAAACTCCACCTGTCCCCTCGGTCCTTTGCCAGATCATCGAACCGAGCAGCGCAACGAACCAAGCAATCGCGGCCATCGCCCCGCCACTGTGCAAACCGCCGAAGTGATAGACCTTGGCCAGCGAGCGACGAATCGCCAGCGGCCAGCTCGTGGGAGCACGCGTCGCCAGCCAGAACAGCAGATTGATCAGGTATTGCTGGCGAATCAGGATTGCCATCGACAGATTCGCCAATACCAGCTGCGACAATACCTCCAAGGCAACTCCCGAAGCTGACCACCACTGTCCGACAGTGATCCCGTACACCAGAGCCCCGAGGTTCGCCAGCAATACCAGCGCAACCAGGCGGTTGTAATGTGAAAACAGCGGCAGCGTTCCCAAGCGTTGCCAAAGCGGCGGTCGAGGCGGCAGGGTAAAAACGCTGTCGACTTCACTCATTGCCCCGCCTCCTGCGTGGCGGCAACGAGTTGTGTCTGATAAGCCTGTGCCCGTTCAAGCAACAAGCGTTTGTCGACCTTGCCCCTTGAAGTCAGCGGGATGTCGTCCACCGGCAGAATCATCGAAGGCACGCAGTAATAGGCCAGTCGTTCCTCGCAACGGCGTCGCGCCACATCGATGTCCGTGGATGCAGGGAAGACGAAAGCCACCAGATGACGGTTATCGAACTTCAAGGTCACCGCGCGCTCGCAGCCCGGCGCAGACTCCAGCACAGTCGACACCGAGTCCAGTTCAACGCGAAAGCCCCGGACTTTCACCTGATCGTCCACCCGGCCCAGGTGTTCCAGTTCGCCGTCAGCGGTCCAGCGACCCAGATCACGGGTTCGAAACATCATGCGACCCTGTCCCAAAAACGGATCGAGGCGGTATCGCTCGGCAGTCAGAGCAGGATTGCCCAGATACCCGGCCGTCACACAATCGCCACCGGCCCACATTTCGCCCTGCTCACCCGGCGCGCACAGTTGGCCCGTTTCATCCAGCACATACACGGTGTTGTTGGGCGTTGGCTTGCCGATCGTCAACGGGCCCGTGCCTCGGTAATGCTGCATGGTATTGACGATGGTGGTTTCTGTGGGGCCACAAGCATTGTAGAAATCGCAAAAGGACGCCCAGCGATCAGCCAGGGGCTGCGGGCACGGTTCGCCGGCCAGGGCCACCACCTTCACCTGACTGCAACGCTCCGGATCCAGCGTGGCGAGAATCGATGGGGTCGCGATCAGCACGTCACACTGCTCGGCGGTTTCGGCAATGTCCTTGCCCCGGATCAGCAGCGTCGCGCCATGGGCCAGGCACCCGAGGATTTCCCAGGCGGCCATGTCAAAGGCGATATTGAGAATCTGCCCGACGTTCATGCCCGGCCCCATGCCGAGATTGCCGGGGCTGGTCAGCAGAATGTTGCAGACATTGCGCTGGGTCACCCTGACACCGTTGGGCTGACCGGTCGTCCCGGACGTAAACAATACAAAACACAAGGCATCCGGTAACGAAATATCCTCCCCCACATTGACGTCATCGGCGGCCGAGCCCGGCGAGTCGATGAACGTATCCAGATGAATGCAATGTTGTCCGTCCGTCAGCGGAATCCCGTGGGCCAGCGTTGAAAGCGTCAACACCACCTGCGTCGAAGCAACCGACATGATGTGGCTCAGCTGCGTGGCCGGGGTGATGCCGACATGTTGGGGAATATAGGCCGCTCCCACCTTCAAGGTCGCGAGCATGCCCACCAGCATCGGGATCGAACGTTCGACAAACAGCGCCACGTGATCGCCCGGCGCTACGCCATGGCTTAACAACAATCTGGCCAACCGGTTGGCCTGACGGTTCAACTCGCCGTACGTGACGCTCTGCCCCTGAAAACGTGCGGCCACATGCTGCGGATGAGTCGCCGCCCGCACTTCGATCGCACGATGGATCAACAAAAACTCGGGCTCGGCCACCGGACCGCAGCCGAATGTCCGCCAGGAGTCAGGTACCGCGCTCGGTGTGGCTGGGGTATTCATTACGATTGCATGCATCTCAAACATCCCTTTTGCTCAAATCATCGTTTCAGCCGCTTCGGCCACCGATTGCCTGTTGGCGGTATCGGTGACTCTCCGCGCTTGTCGGACGGGTTGAGCCGGGAGATTTGAATCCATTACATGCACTACAGAACGCGGCGAACTTTCCTACGTCGCCAGTAATGAAATCTTTCAACTCCTGGAATGGAATAAGCTGTGTCGAGAAGCGTCTTTCCATCACTACCGCGCTTCTGGCCCAGAGCATGTCCCTGTCATGAATACACTCGACGAGCAATTACGCGATCTGATTCCCAGATTGCGCCGCTTCGCGCTTTCGCTGACACGCAACAGCAGCAGCGCCGACGACCTGGTACAGGCCAGCCTGGAGAAGGCGCTGTCGGGTTGGGGCGACAAACGCGCCGACGGCGATCTGCGCGCCTGGCTGTTTTCGATCCTGTACCGACAGTTTCTCGATGCGCATCGGCGTTCGCGGCGGTATGCGCGGATGCTCGAATTCTTCACCGGCCGCGATGACGCCGAGCCCTCGGTGGAACGCATCGTCATTGCCCAATCGACCTTGCAGGCCTTCGACCGACTGCCCACCGAACAGCGCGCGCTGCTACTGATGGTGTCGGTGGAAGGCCTGACCTATAAGGAGGTCGCCGAGATTCTCGACGTCCCCACCGGCACCGTGATGTCGCGCCTGTCCCGTGCTCGCCAGGCCCTGCGCCAGCTCAGCGACGGGGAAATCAGCAGCCCTTCCTTGCGGATACTCAAATGATCAGTCTGCCCCCCAACGAACGTGACCTGCACGCCTACGTCGACCACCAGCTCAGCGAGGCCGACCGACATGTAATGGAAACCTGGCTCGCCAGCCATCCGGACGAAGCGGCGCAGGTTCGCGCCTGGCAACAGGACGCCCAGCACCTGCGCGCCACCCTCGGCGGTGCCTTGCAACAACCGGCCAATCCGGACCTCGATCCGTCGCTGATTCGCCAGCGGCTCAAACGCCAATCGCGCCGCCAGTGGGCCAGCGCGGCGGTCCTGCTGATTGCCGTCAGCCTCGGCGGTGTCGGAGGCTGGAAGGCCCGGGACATGACCGTGTTTCATCCCCCGGCACCGATGACCGATGCCTTGCAGGCGTACCGTTTGATCGCCCAGCAAGGACTTCTGCCGGCGGACTACAAGGTCGATGGTGACGGCGACATCCAGCGCTGGCTCGACCGTTATTTCACTCAGGCCAATCGCCTGCCGGACCTGACGTCGGCCGGGTTTACGCCGGTCAGCGGTCGCCTGCTGAGCACCGATGAAGGCCCGGCGGCGATGGTGATGTATGAAGACCAGAGCGGGCACAAGGTCAGTTTCTACGTGCGTCCACCGGGACCGAAAAATACCTTCCTGCCCCGGGGCAGCCGCCAGGACGGGGATCTGCAGGCCGAGTACTGGTCCGGCAAGGGCTACAACTACGCGATGGTCAGCCCGACCGATACCCCGGCGGCGAAAATCCTCAAGCAATCCGTGAGTTTCTAGCCGCTTCAGAACCCCACATCCAGCACCACATTGTCCAGGTAGGTTCCGGCGGGCGGTGTGGTCTGGTCGGTGTAGATTTTCGCGTTGTAATTGAAGATCTGGCTGCCGGTGCCCAGCCCGTTGCCGGGGTTGACCTCGGCATCGCTGCTGGCCCGACGGGCCGCGCCGACACTGCCCCAACGGGTGGTGCCAGCACTTTTGAAAATGTCGTAGGCCAGATAGTTGCTGCCGGAAATCATCCGCCGCCGTCCGCCAACGCTGACCGCGTTCTGTCCGTCGTTCAAACCCACGGTATAGGCGCTGCCCTTGGTGCAGGCGAGGTTGATGGTCTGCCCGGTCACCGGGGTGAACGCGCTGACCACCGGCGCACTGCCGAAAGCGATGTTCGGCGCGGTGATGGTGCAGTCGTTGGACACCGTCAGGTTCACCGTCAGCGTCGTAGTGCCGCTGTTGATGTCGCGGCCCAGGCAAAGCCCGCCGACACCGATGCCCGAACAATAATTCCAGTTCCAGAAAATGCTCAGGGTCTCGGTATACGCGCCGGCCGCCACGTTGCTGCCGATGGTGGTACCGAAATACAGCGGAACGGTTTTCGGCACCGTGCCCCCCAGCAACCCCAGGGCATCGATGATGCCGTTGCGGGCGAAGTCATAGGCGGTGCCGCGCGTCAGCGGGTAACTGGTGCTGTTGTTGGCGTAGATCGTGTAACCGATCACGTCGCCGGTGGGCCCGAGCAAACCGCTTTGGGTCGAGGTGACGGTGGCCCAGAAATGATCATTGTTGGTCAACAGCGACAGCAGCGAACCGGTGCAACTCAAGCCTCCATTCAAGGTGGAACTGGGTTGCGAGGTGGTGCGCACGGCAATCGAACTGATGTTCCCGAACCCGGCCGGCGTGGTGGTGACCACCGAACACAGCGCCTGCGCCAGCCCCGGCAGCAGCAACAACAGCCACAGAGCAAGCCGCGCCCGGATCATTGGCACACCAACGGGCCGATCAGCGGCACTTCATCCTGCTGCAGATCGACGCTGAATTGCGCCTGGCAGGTCTTGCCGTCCGCGAGAGTCACCCGCAGCGAATTCTGCGCCTGGAGGTTTTCCAGATAGACCAGCCCGTCCCAGCCGACCACCGTCCGCGTGCCGCTCTGCTCATGCAGTACGCCACTGCCCAGCGGCAATTCCTTCTGCTGCGCATCCACCAGCACGATGCTCGCGGCGATCACCCGGCTCAGCGGAAACTCCAGCAGATAGCCGCTGCCCCGACGTACGGCAACACGTTGTTCGACATTCGGGCTGCGCACATTGGCCGGCAGGTTCAGCGGATCGATTTCGTACTTGCCGCGGTAATAGGCGCTGCTCCATGGCACCAGCAAGTGGCCGTTACGGTCGGTCTGGCCGACCTGCTGGTTCTCGTAGCGCACCGGAATGTCCGCGTAGCCGTCGGTGCTGACCACCACGAACGCATCGTCGATGCGGTTGGCGGCGAACACTTGATCGTCCATCCATACCAGCGAGCCGCTGGCATCGGCCCAACGGGTTTCGGCGTCGGACGTCCCATAGACGCCAGCCTGCAATTGCACCGATTGCAGACGCCAGGTCACATCAGCCTGACGGTAATCGGCGCCGTCGCCCTTGGCGTAGCCCAGATTGAAACCCACTCCGCCCTCGGACGGCACGGCGCGACTGTAGTTGACCCGCTGCTGTGTCTGCCCGGTCTTGCTGCGCTCGCTGCTGATGGCCAGGCTGCCGCGCAGGTCGAACGGAATCACCAGTTGCGCCTGCACCGCCCAGTTGCTGTCGCCGATTTCGCGGTTGGCCGACAAGTAGAAACTGCTGTTGCGCCATAGCGGTTTGCTCCAGCTCAGGTTGAGCAGCCGCGTGCGGGTTTCGTCTGCCGCGCGAATGTCGAAATACCCGACGCCGAGACTGCCCCAGCGTTCGAGGTTGAGGCTCAGGGTCGCCTGCTCACTGCGTTTGCTGAGTGTGGTGTAAGGGCTGTCGACCACGGTCAGGTCGGCGTAACGGTCGCGGCGTTGCAGACGCTGATAGGAAAAGCTGTAGCGTTGGCCGCTGTATTGATAACCGAGGCTCAATTGCTGACCGCCGTCGCCATCGAAACGGCTCTGGCTGATCGCGCTGTTGAGCACCCCGAAATTGCCCAGCCGCAAGTTGCCGCCCAGCCCGCCGAGGGTCAGGGAGTCCGCTGCTTCGGCGTGGCTTTCCAGAGTAAAGG
This window encodes:
- a CDS encoding DUF6124 family protein, which produces MNITSKDLPDLEMDTTFTSPQGCAAAQRALDYYLKPAVSEPEVDERFFGVNSNLSGEESLVHASDLLRCAAATAFKAADGLQGVSRDLAFSVVHMVDMARAMVDHSLDGAVR
- a CDS encoding M14 family metallopeptidase; translation: MTVAKSSFDISANFDSGNIQVIDISNPLNPVLAIRPDTRSAHFQWFHFKASGLHVHQEHWFRLVNASQSSYNKAWTGYQAVASYDHVNWFRIPTQFEGDSLRFCLEAEQTHAWFAYFEPYSRGRHDWLIEQALTKAGTELLATGKSVEGRDIQLLRKGTGAEGRRKIWIIAQQHPGEHMAEWFMEGVIERLEHHGDPVLNKLLESADLYLVPNMNPDGAFHGHLRTNAMGQDLNRAWQNASQEISPEVLFVQQQMEKYGVDLFLDVHGDEEIPHVFTAGCEGNPGYTPRIEKLEEHFRSHLKHTTKDFQTKYGYTRDEPGQANMTLACNSVGQKFDCLSLTLEMPFKDHDDAPNPLTGWSGKRSMQLGKDVLTTIADMVDTLR
- a CDS encoding MFS transporter, giving the protein MNTATLDKGVVLLFAIACGLAVGNVYYAQPLLDAMAEAFGLSPGSIGIVMTLTQVGYGLGLLLLVPLGDLLNRRRLIVTQTLLSAAALLMIALASNSAWLLIGVTLTGLLAVVTQVLVAYAATLAVPAQRGKVVGVITSGIVVGILLARTVAGGMADLAGWRSIYLLSAGLTLVMAALLFRVLPKDEEERPTTRYVALIASVFSLFREEPVLRQRAILALLTFASAMVLWTPMVLPLAAPPLSLSHSEIGLFGLAGAAGALAAARAGHLADRGWGQWVSGLSLLLMLGSWLPIALTQSSLWALLLGVITLDLGLQAVHVTSQSMIYSVRPQAQSRLTAGYMLFYSIGSALGSIASTAMYAWAGWPGVCWLGAAINMVALLYWWRTAATPKRGEAACALATSD
- a CDS encoding cytochrome b; protein product: MSTQRTHFNPLARLLHWLMALMIIAMLFIGAGMVTSVSARHEWLINLHKPLGIAILALVIVRILVRLCTRQPPLPADLPGWQVMAAKASHLLLYALMLMLPLLGWAMISAAGDPVMLGTSLQLPSIVPADAQVFALLRKAHGYLAYLLFLTVLLHLAAALFHGWVRRDEVLDSMLRGRNRG
- a CDS encoding catalase family peroxidase, whose product is MVDRSSPPGGPQRPPLSAASLVLRLGGIAVVVAALAGAFAYVHGSFDPQRLTPKALVDVLEKNNGVHPGFRRNHAKGVCVIGHFESSGEARSYSVAQVFNEPRTPVVGRFALPAGSPYAPDSAVPIRSLALRFTQANGQQWRTGMNSMPVFPVGTPEAFYQLQQAQSPDPATGKPDPTKVPAFFASHPEAVPFLTWIKTAKPSASYATETYNSVNAFYLVDASGKKQAVRWSMTPLAQDAAGATAPEGSDFLEKDLVQRLAEGPLRFQLNITLANADDPVNDASKTWPAGRKMLNAGTLVLEKTQPQLSGECRDINYDPLVLPAGIQGSDDPLLAARSAGYADSYLRRTSEVSQLPTGKKEARP
- a CDS encoding enoyl-CoA hydratase-related protein, translating into MNLLIERHGPVVQIRLNRPHARNALDTSLMREMLETLQPLDSDPGVGCFLITGTRDYFAAGADIKEMYEKSCLEMIEEDHFAGWDAFAALRTPKVAAVAGFAFGGGCELAMMCDVIVASEFAKFALPEITLGVMPGMGGTQRLTRLIGRAKAMDMILTGRTMSAREAEQAGLVSRVTDADHLLKQAMDIAQRIGGFPRTATRAAREAVDRASESGLREGILFERRSFHGLFATLGQKEGMQAFLEKREPRFDQI
- a CDS encoding amino acid adenylation domain-containing protein, which encodes MHAIVMNTPATPSAVPDSWRTFGCGPVAEPEFLLIHRAIEVRAATHPQHVAARFQGQSVTYGELNRQANRLARLLLSHGVAPGDHVALFVERSIPMLVGMLATLKVGAAYIPQHVGITPATQLSHIMSVASTQVVLTLSTLAHGIPLTDGQHCIHLDTFIDSPGSAADDVNVGEDISLPDALCFVLFTSGTTGQPNGVRVTQRNVCNILLTSPGNLGMGPGMNVGQILNIAFDMAAWEILGCLAHGATLLIRGKDIAETAEQCDVLIATPSILATLDPERCSQVKVVALAGEPCPQPLADRWASFCDFYNACGPTETTIVNTMQHYRGTGPLTIGKPTPNNTVYVLDETGQLCAPGEQGEMWAGGDCVTAGYLGNPALTAERYRLDPFLGQGRMMFRTRDLGRWTADGELEHLGRVDDQVKVRGFRVELDSVSTVLESAPGCERAVTLKFDNRHLVAFVFPASTDIDVARRRCEERLAYYCVPSMILPVDDIPLTSRGKVDKRLLLERAQAYQTQLVAATQEAGQ
- a CDS encoding RNA polymerase sigma factor is translated as MNTLDEQLRDLIPRLRRFALSLTRNSSSADDLVQASLEKALSGWGDKRADGDLRAWLFSILYRQFLDAHRRSRRYARMLEFFTGRDDAEPSVERIVIAQSTLQAFDRLPTEQRALLLMVSVEGLTYKEVAEILDVPTGTVMSRLSRARQALRQLSDGEISSPSLRILK
- a CDS encoding anti-sigma factor family protein encodes the protein MISLPPNERDLHAYVDHQLSEADRHVMETWLASHPDEAAQVRAWQQDAQHLRATLGGALQQPANPDLDPSLIRQRLKRQSRRQWASAAVLLIAVSLGGVGGWKARDMTVFHPPAPMTDALQAYRLIAQQGLLPADYKVDGDGDIQRWLDRYFTQANRLPDLTSAGFTPVSGRLLSTDEGPAAMVMYEDQSGHKVSFYVRPPGPKNTFLPRGSRQDGDLQAEYWSGKGYNYAMVSPTDTPAAKILKQSVSF